The Fusarium falciforme chromosome 4, complete sequence genomic interval GGTCCTCCTCCCGGGTCTAATGATACCCAAATGGTAGTCAGGGCCGCTGCAGAGCCGGCGACGAATGCAGGAACCCTCAATGTTGAGACGGTCAATCCCTCGCAGCTCCAGGCTGGTAGTGGGACCTCAACTTCGCAGTCAACAGAAGATATCTGGGGCCAAGATCTTCTCTCAGCCACTCTTGATCAATGGCTTAGCGAAAACCCCATAGGAGTTGACGAGAACCAGTATTCCATGGTATACTTCAACTGCGGTTGCCCTATCCTCCACATCCCCAATCACTCATCCCACGTCCTCCTCCCCGTCATCCCAGACCCCTACATGAACACGTTACGCATCGACATCATCTGTGTCGTCAGTGCCATGCTGCAGAACTGTCTCCAGCTTGGCATCACACACGCCATGTACTGCTCCGAAGACGCCATATCGCCCTTTTACAGGCCTCACACCGACGCAGAGCCTGGCCAAGGCGCCGTGGTTTCGGCGGTGCAGCGTGGATTTCGTGCCCTGCACTACGACCTAAGACCCACGCACAAACAGATTGTGATAGAGCACCATCCATTTCTCGATGTGATCCCGTTCAAGGAGATTAGGGACAACATCATTGATAACATGGACAacatggacgaggatgagttcTTTCATGATTCGTTGAATCACCTGACCTGTTGGGGGAGTGTTGCAGGGGCGCATACTGGATCTCCGTGGGATGCTCGAAGCTGGGAAGCGACAGAGATGTTCTTGCAGAAGTGGTCGCACATTGTGGGAGGCGAAGACGGTGAGTTGACGAGGAATTCGCGGTGGTGGAGGTCTCTCAGGGGTGAGAGGGTAGTGACCGAGGTCATGTAAGACCGAATGCGtctaagagaaatataaccAGTATGTTGAGATGCCGAAATGGCTTGTAGATATCCAGCTTAGAATTGCTCTCATGTAATCGACCGTCTATACAACTATGCAGAATGACCATCGTTGAGCATGATGAAACCGCTGAGCTACATCTGCGCCGACATCATGATGTGAATGCCAAACAGTCTGGAAACCACCCAGAGAAACACATATACCTTGTTCTACCTTGACGCCGCCCACTGAAAAACCCCAGTAGGTTCAAGTGCTTGCCTATCCCAAATTGAACACCGCCTTGTTGACTTGAATATCGAAAAAAGCCCATCCATGTACGTTTGTTGTGTGTGAAACCCGCATTCCATGCAGTCTCTGGTCTTGTTATATAAGTCATATCGGAAGCTCACATGACAGAGCATGATCCGAGTGTGCGAGCCCTCCGGCGACCCGTGGGACCCAAGCCtccgtcttcctcgtccatgTGGAGGGCTTGGGCCTCCCGGGCTCGACGCCTGCGTCTCCGGTAGCCCGCACCTGTCATGCCCGCTTCCTCGGTAGCCTGCATGTAATCTGCCCATCTCCTCTCTAAGCGGCCTGCGGCTGCAAGATCCCCCCGCAGAACCCGCTTCTGGTGCTCGTCAACCGTCATCTGCCAGCCATAAAAACACTTCAATCCGATCACCTCAGTCGGGTAGCTCACTTTGCCGCTCTGGCCTGCGACAGGCTTGACTTGAGTATTTCGGAAGAGAACTTCTCGAATACCCGCCCATGTCACATTCTGACAGTCATAAACCACCATCTGGAGAGTGAGGTCCGGCCGTGTTCCTGCTTTCATGGATCGTTCGGAGCGTTTCATAACCATGGATGCTGCCTCtgcgaggacgaggttgCTAATCCTGGTATTGTCCAGGTCGACACTCTTGAGTTTCGTGCAACGTTCCATAACCGGTAACATTCCCGTATCACCCAGATTCTCACAGTAGCTCAGGGAAAGGTGCTCCAGTGAGTCAGCACATGGCGCCTTGGCTAGATGTTCAGACAAGATCGAGTTTGTGAGATTCTCAAGGTCTTCGAGCTCAAGGTGCGTTAGCCTAGGCGTCGAAGCCAGAATGGACTCGAGGGCACCGTCGTTCAACAGCTTGCAGCCAGAGAGCTGCAGACCCTCGAGATCTGGCACAAGGTGACCCAAGGCTTTTACACCTGCGTCTGTGAGACGAGCACAACGGCTGAGATCCAAGTGGCGAAGCTTTCGAGGAGGAACAATTGGCTGATCGGTCAGAATATCAATCTCCGGCTCAACACCGTGCACCATGACTTGGAGAGCTTCATCGGTGAGCTCCGCGCAGCCGCTCAGAACCAGTCTCTCCAGGTTGTTGGTCTTGAAAATGGCCTTTGCCGCAGCCAAATTGTCGAAACCTCCGACTTCGCCGGCACGGAGATCCCTCAGCTTTGGGCAAGCTTCAACGACTGCCTTGACGCCTCGAGCGTCCACTCTGCCACACCATGAAATGTTGAAAATCTCGAGTTGGGGGCAAGATTCAGCAATAATCTTGCAAGAGGTATTGGAAACTGCCGTCAGTCCAGTCAAGTTGAGACTGACCAGCTTCTCGTTGCTTCGCAGCAAGCTGTGAAGTGTATTCTTTTGAAAGTTCTGGCAACCTTCCAGAGTTGCATTCATGAGGTTCTTGCACGCCTTGACAATAACCTCGGTGCGCTTGTAGTGCTCAACCTGCACACAGCCTCGCAGGTTTAGGTCTTTGATGAAAGGGCCCGCGGCGACAATTATCTTGGCCAATGATTCGGCTGGGACTTCTCGGTAGAATTCGGAGGCATCAAGAGATGTCCACAACTGTCCATCGAAACAGGCCTTGTAGAACGACCTCGAGACTCGAGAAGTTCGCACCAGCTCTTTCGGtttgaagaaggagaagatgtGAATTTGGAGCTCGTAAGGCATCCTCTCCCAGAAACGGAAGGGTGGCTTCTGGATCGGCTTAATGCCAGGGCGGACGTCTTGCTTCACCCTGAGATCAGACGGGAGCGGCACGGTGCCTGGAGTTGTGGCCGGGGTGCCATTGTCGACCTTCCGGATTCCCAATTGACTCTCGATGCTCTCAAACGGAAACTCCCCAGAAGAATGGGCATAAAATGTCGAGGCGTTGGAAACCCCCAGTGGCGATGATTGTGGGGTAGGAGATCGGACGCTGTGGGGGGTCTGAGGTGGGCCAACAGCAGCGAGACTAACACACGAGAGTGTGCTTCGTGTGCTATAGGGGCTCCCAACAGACCTCGAGCGACGCAAGTTGGTCAGTGAAGGTGATGAAGATATCCGTTGAATCCGTCGGAGCAGCCGGTGAcggttcttctccttgaccggCATGTCCGGCGCTGGCGGAGTGGATACGCCTTCTGGGGCCGGCGTCGCGGTGCCGGATGACGCTATCTCGTGTACGTCCATGGTGTTTGAGGTTGCTGACAACCAAGACCAAAGCAAGAAAATGTGTCCAAAAAATGAAAGAAAACCGATGCGTTTCCTGCGCTGACAAGCCTTCAaggcaaaaagaaaaaataccGCCACTGATAATTGTACTCGTCGGTCGAGCGAGGCCGGCCGGTCGGGGGGTGGCTGGTGCGTTCCTCGGTCGCTGTTGAGGCGGACGCTGTTCTATCTCATCGCTAGCGAAGGACGTCGACGGAGGATGGCCAGGCGGTTCGCGGAGGTTAGGTTTGGATGCAAAAGGTGACAGGGCACCGACGATGGGAAATGCAAACAATAAAAAGAATGAAACTGTCGTGAAAGGGAGAAGGATGAAAAAAAATTATCGAGCTCGATATCTCTTGGAGGGGGACTAGAGATCAGCAGACGACggggtgatggtggtggggGAGTGGTCAGCGGGGCCGTTGTGGTACTTGAGGACGAGGCGTAAGATCTTCCAGGAGAGAcaggaggagatgatgggcgTTCAGTCGAGGTGCGCGTAAAAGGCACATGCCCATGAGAGGACCAACATGACCGTGATCACCGGAACGAGAGAgggatggaggagaagaaggaggaagacgaaCAACAAGACGGGAGCCTTCTTTTTTCTGCTGGAAACCGCGCCCTCGGAGCACACCCGTACTTGACTTTCCACTCACCACCTACCGAGCCCGAGTCCGAGTTAGCAGCAGAGCCTAGATGGCTGCATGGTGTGGGAGGGGGAGGACCCTGCTTCTCGGTCTCACACGCTAATCCCCACCGTCTAGGTTCTTATCGTGCTACAGCGGCGGCGGGGTCGGCTACTGTACGGGCAGAGCTCCGGCTGTAGCGAGTTCATCCGTCCAGCCCATCAATGGATGGATAGCTGGGAATCCGATGGGGTGGATGGCGTTGACTCTATCGATAAGAACCTTGGTAGCGCTTCGGCGAGTCCTGGCTGGAATGAGACCTTGAATCACATCGCGGGATACACGAGGCAAAAACGACAACCCCAAACCCTGAAGCGGACAAGATTTCCCAATAATCCAACGGGGCGGTGATCCGGAGGCCAATCGGTATTGTCCAGTACAAGGCCACTCCAGACCATACTCAAGGATCCTCTCGTCTCTTTCAGGGGGTCCTTCACAGGTGTGTGCATCGCCTCCaccctcccatccatccatccatcttacCCGAGCCATCCCCAACATAGGCTGCTCTCTCGTGTGTCCGCGTGGCACCAGCCTTTGGGTTGTTACGCCGTACCTAGCAAGATATCACCCAAAAATGCCATTTCTCCTGgtcatcatctcatccattTTGCCCAAGGCGCCAGTTTGTGGCTTTTTTGCTTAATCCCGCTCTTGGTCACGCTTTAAACTTTGGTGAGAAAGACCACTTACACTGGATCATCATTACTGCAAGAGGCTACCCGCCGTTGCTTCGAGGCCTTGAACCCGAGCGTGCCTGTCTCGGATCGCCCAGTTCTAGACGTCCCCCCAAAGGTCCCCCAAGGTTCCAAGGGGTCCTCGGGCCCTTACACCCAGAGATGTAGGCAAAACGTTCCCTGACTCAAGGGTCCAGCTCGCGATGGACCAACCATGGGAGCCGCTTCTCCGCATGCAGGTTCTGGAAGGCGGTCAGAACAACGTCCGACCAGTGAGGGAAAGATCGCGGTCCACGACAGAATGCTGGGCTGAGGGTTTTCTTTGCGTGGCTGCGTCTGGCCGTCGAATAGCGGCCTGCGTCCTGGGGCGCCTTTTTTGCCTCATGGCCTTGTTCCTTCCTCTTCCAGTTGACGCGGGCCTTGATGCCGAGAGCCCGGGGAAGAAAACCCCGCCAAAAATGCCCCTCACCTTGGGACTCCGGAGCGTTGACCCCGCCACGAGTTGTTATcgctcttctccatctcttATCGCTTTCAAGCACCTCATGATGCCTTTAAGAAGGCGTGAACTCCAAGCCGGTTAACGCGGTCAGAGACAAACATTCTAGTTGCTCATGCGTCACTTGTCAACAGCGCTTCATATGCACCTCTGGTCCCCTTTTTGGACCGCTAGACGTCTTGTTCCCGGATTTGGCGCCCACCTGGAGATGACACCGACTCTCAAGTGACAGGTCTCAGGGTCATATGCCCTCGTGTCTTGGTTATCGTTAACCATTCACGCCCTTTTTCTCTCAGCCTGAAGCAGAGATAACGATTCCGCTTGGTCTGGCTGTGATACTCGTTGGTGTCGCGTGCCTCGTTTGAGTTAGTGTCTCCTGGCGAGACATTTTGGCAGCTATGGGTTGGTCTTATGACTATGTCACGCTGTGATAATCAAGATCTGATTCTGAGGCTGCCTATATCGATCGCTATCTGCAGCCTGTTCTACCTTGGCTAAAAACCTGGGTCTTAATGATATCCCGCTACTGGACATGGATACTTCGAACTCCTCTGATCGAGCTTTCATGACAGCCATGGCCAAATACCTTTTTGGTCTGGTGGCTTTGAATTAGGTTGACAGCAAGATGGATGTCTCAAGAACTAAATGCCAGTTATGTCCTCCGTATCCCCGACCCTGACTTGGTATTTCCCCCTTCAACATGATAGTCAGGGAAGTCAGTTGTAGGTCCTCACCATTATTCTCTGATTCTGCTGATCTCTCGTCAGTGGAGAACCCTCTGTGGGCCCTGACGCAATCCAAGAGTCTCCGTTCTCTTGGCTGAATGATTTCCAGTCGAATCGATTGGCAATCTCGGATGGGTCGAGGAGGCGTTGACTGCAAAGCCCAACTCCACGTGGCCGTCAAAAGGGGAACAGTTCGCTCCTCTTCTCCTATGCTGTTGCTTTTTGCCCTCATTTCCCCCGATTTTGCGCATTTTTCTCTCCTGATTCATGTGCGAAACCTTGGGCGTCTTGACAGTAACACGACGAAGTGATCGCCAGTCAAGTAATCTCACTCACATTGATACTCCCGCTTGACGCAAGACCCCGAAGACGATGAACCGTTCCTCCGGGGAGTCGGAGGGCCCTTGATGCTAGACCTCATTTGGTGTTGCCCTCGATGACTAAGTTGAGGTCTCACTCAGAGGCTGTTTACTTTGTCCCACGCAGGACTACTGTACTGGCCGACAATATTCAACAGCTTGATTTAGGTTTTGAGTTACCGTGGGAACAAGGGGCAGCTCATGCGCTTCGACGCAATCTTGGTTCACGTGCTATTGTTTATTCCCATTGTTGAGtcatcttggagaagagCAGCATCATGGATCAAAGTCTTGGACACACTCTTCAACTCTGAGGTGGGCCGGCCGCCAACTCAACCGATACGCTATTATTCCGCCCACCCTCTAGTGGCCGTCGGTGACGGAGTCTGTCTGGTCTCACAGCCCGCGCAGGccggggatggatggacccaGCCA includes:
- a CDS encoding BZIP domain-containing protein, with product MADESLRDALSQVSYYHSPESRISDAKIELKGMEQTRAGDSQSPAEADTNHDTRSRPSAVKKKVVRRDPAKRRLQNRLAQKTYREKQRKRIQELERRAGGSGPEAHAGPPPGSNDTQMVVRAAAEPATNAGTLNVETVNPSQLQAGSGTSTSQSTEDIWGQDLLSATLDQWLSENPIGVDENQYSMVYFNCGCPILHIPNHSSHVLLPVIPDPYMNTLRIDIICVVSAMLQNCLQLGITHAMYCSEDAISPFYRPHTDAEPGQGAVVSAVQRGFRALHYDLRPTHKQIVIEHHPFLDVIPFKEIRDNIIDNMDNMDEDEFFHDSLNHLTCWGSVAGAHTGSPWDARSWEATEMFLQKWSHIVGGEDGELTRNSRWWRSLRGERVVTEVM